A stretch of DNA from Elaeis guineensis isolate ETL-2024a unplaced genomic scaffold, EG11 Super_Scaffold_31900, whole genome shotgun sequence:
AGAAGACCTGCCTCGTCTTACCATCCGGTTGGATCGTCTCAAACGTCTCAATCCCTTTttcctaaaaaatttttcaaaaaaaaaaaaagaagaaaagaaaaaggaattaACTAACAAAGAATTCAGGGACTTTACAAAGCATAGGAGAGGAGGGGCTAGAAGACTAGACTTGCCTTGAGGGTTCGGACCAAAGAGTCGAAATTGGAGACGGAGAAAGCGAGGTGATGTCCCCGGGGGAGAGCACGGGGATCGGCGACTGTGGACGGAGGGGACGATGAGCTGCTGCCGTAGGGGCTTACCGGGAGCTTGGACTGGGGGTTCCTCTCGATGAGATGGAGGGCAACGGAGGGGTTAAAGGGAAGACTAAGCCATATCACTTCGAATTCCGCGAATTTGGGGGCTTCTATCCTCTCAAACCCCAGCAcctgaaagaagaagagaagaaaatatcttcaGTTCAATCTACTGGTTGGGGAAGGGAAAAAAGATGAAGGCTTTATCTCTTTTGCGTCGGTCTACAGTCTACCTCCTGATAGAAATTGGCGAGACGTTCCAAGTCGGAGGATTCCCTAGCGATGTGGCTAAGCCGGACGCCCTCGACGGTCCC
This window harbors:
- the LOC140854484 gene encoding glyoxylase I 4-like gives rise to the protein MGTVEGVRLSHIARESSDLERLANFYQEVLGFERIEAPKFAEFEVIWLSLPFNPSVALHLIERNPQSKLPVSPYGSSSSSPPSTVADPRALPRGHHLAFSVSNFDSLVRTLKEKGIETFETIQPDGKTRQVFFFDPDGNGLEVQSREAS